From Pseudomonas sp. LS1212, the proteins below share one genomic window:
- a CDS encoding VOC family protein yields MPTQDFVSPDSIRAQFSAAMSAMYKLEVPLYGTLLELVGEINQAVMENNPNIAETLRWTGEIQRLDQERHGAIRVGTAQELATIARLFAVMGMQPVGYYDLTPAGVPVHSTAFRAIHEQFLQVSPFRVFTSLLRLELIDNLPLRELAQSILAKRQIFTPRALLLIEQCEQQGGLNAGDAADFVEQALETFRWHREATVTAAEYRQLHDQHRLIADVVAFKGPHINHLTPRTLDIDAIQAGMPKKGIPPKAVIEGPPPRKYPILLRQTSFKALQERVAFTDQHHQASGSHTARFGEIEQRGAALTPKGRARYDQLLNEARHALGGLPAEDNAEHYMALLANTFKAFPDDLAQMREQGLAFFRYFATEKGLAARNDNARPASLHALIEAGHVHFEALVYEDFLPVSAAGIFQSNLGDGAQSHYGSNANQQAFEQALERPVLDELALYAETERRSLQACATALALPALS; encoded by the coding sequence ATGCCCACCCAAGATTTCGTCAGCCCCGACAGCATTCGCGCGCAGTTCTCGGCGGCCATGTCGGCGATGTACAAGCTGGAAGTGCCGTTGTACGGAACCCTGCTGGAGCTGGTCGGCGAGATCAATCAGGCCGTGATGGAAAACAACCCGAACATTGCCGAGACCTTGCGCTGGACCGGCGAAATCCAGCGCCTGGACCAGGAGCGCCATGGCGCCATCCGTGTTGGCACGGCCCAGGAACTGGCGACCATCGCCCGCCTGTTCGCGGTCATGGGCATGCAGCCGGTGGGTTACTACGACCTGACCCCCGCCGGTGTGCCGGTGCATTCGACGGCGTTTCGCGCCATTCATGAGCAATTTCTGCAGGTCAGCCCATTTCGCGTGTTTACCTCGTTACTGCGCCTGGAGCTGATCGACAACCTGCCACTGCGCGAACTGGCCCAGTCGATTCTGGCCAAGCGCCAGATCTTCACCCCACGCGCGCTGCTGCTGATCGAACAGTGCGAGCAACAAGGTGGCCTGAATGCCGGGGACGCTGCCGACTTTGTAGAGCAGGCCCTGGAAACCTTCCGCTGGCATCGTGAGGCGACGGTCACCGCCGCGGAATATCGGCAACTGCATGACCAGCATCGGCTGATCGCCGATGTGGTGGCTTTCAAAGGCCCGCACATCAATCACCTGACCCCGCGCACCCTCGACATTGACGCCATCCAGGCCGGCATGCCGAAAAAAGGCATACCACCCAAGGCCGTGATCGAAGGGCCGCCACCGCGCAAATACCCGATCCTGCTGCGCCAGACCAGCTTCAAGGCGCTGCAGGAAAGAGTTGCCTTTACCGATCAACATCACCAAGCCAGTGGCAGCCACACCGCACGATTCGGCGAGATCGAACAACGCGGCGCAGCCCTGACGCCCAAGGGGCGTGCACGGTACGACCAACTCCTCAACGAAGCGCGCCATGCGCTGGGCGGCCTGCCTGCCGAGGACAATGCCGAACACTACATGGCGCTCCTCGCCAACACGTTCAAGGCATTTCCCGACGACCTCGCACAAATGCGCGAACAGGGGCTGGCCTTTTTCCGCTACTTCGCCACCGAGAAAGGCTTGGCCGCGCGCAACGACAACGCACGACCTGCATCGCTGCACGCCCTGATCGAGGCCGGCCATGTGCACTTCGAAGCGCTGGTCTACGAAGATTTTCTGCCCGTCAGCGCGGCCGGGATCTTCCAGTCAAACCTGGGCGATGGCGCGCAGAGCCACTATGGCAGCAATGCCAACCAACAGGCCTTCGAACAGGCGCTCGAGCGACCGGTATTGGATGAGCTTGCGCTGTATGCCGAGACCGAACGCCGTTCGCTGCAAGCCTGTGCAACGGCACTGGCGCTGCCGGCACTGAGCTAG
- a CDS encoding LysR family transcriptional regulator, with protein MSKRLVPSMAALQCFEAAARHLSFTRAAEELHLTQSAVSKQVAQLEEMLRHHLFLRIRRRLQLTPAGSLYLTEVNKILTQVDMSSRYIMSYGEETEVLKVATQPSFGVRWLIPHLKGFGKKHPNIHLDIRNELEPFALLQAKADVVFFFGQGTWPGATCIELFGEDVIPVCAPELLQGQPLKSAQDLADQVLLQSTSRPEAWHEWFLEQGLHSQHSYHGPRFDTFYMCLSAAQAGCGVALVPRYLVENELAEGKLIIPWDHAMRSAGSHFLAFSEHSAEVPKVRSLVDWIRKEVTLASQTNAVHSENME; from the coding sequence ATGTCCAAACGCCTGGTGCCGTCGATGGCCGCCTTGCAGTGCTTCGAAGCCGCCGCCCGGCATTTGAGCTTCACCCGTGCCGCCGAAGAGCTGCACCTGACCCAAAGCGCAGTGAGCAAACAGGTCGCGCAACTGGAGGAGATGCTGCGCCATCACCTGTTCCTGCGCATTCGTCGGCGCTTGCAGCTGACGCCGGCCGGTTCGCTCTACCTCACCGAGGTGAACAAAATCCTCACCCAGGTAGACATGTCCAGTCGCTACATCATGTCCTACGGCGAAGAAACCGAAGTGCTCAAGGTCGCGACCCAGCCGAGCTTTGGCGTGCGCTGGCTGATCCCTCACCTCAAGGGCTTCGGCAAGAAACACCCGAACATCCACCTGGATATCCGCAATGAACTGGAGCCGTTCGCCCTGCTGCAAGCCAAGGCGGATGTGGTGTTTTTCTTCGGCCAGGGCACGTGGCCGGGGGCGACCTGCATAGAACTGTTTGGCGAAGATGTGATTCCTGTCTGCGCACCGGAACTGCTGCAAGGCCAGCCCCTGAAAAGCGCGCAGGACCTGGCCGACCAGGTATTGCTGCAAAGCACCTCACGGCCAGAGGCCTGGCATGAATGGTTTCTCGAGCAGGGGTTGCACTCGCAACACAGCTACCACGGCCCGCGCTTCGATACCTTTTACATGTGCCTGAGTGCAGCCCAGGCCGGCTGCGGCGTGGCCCTGGTGCCGCGCTACCTGGTCGAGAACGAACTGGCCGAGGGCAAGCTGATCATTCCCTGGGATCACGCCATGCGCAGCGCCGGCTCGCATTTTCTGGCCTTTTCCGAACACTCGGCGGAAGTCCCCAAGGTTCGCAGCCTGGTCGACTGGATACGCAAGGAAGTCACGCTGGCCTCCCAGACAAACGCGGTACATTCAGAAAATATGGAATAA
- a CDS encoding aldehyde dehydrogenase family protein, whose translation MVDGLLKSLGVPASAYTQGNHPVHTPIDGSAIAAVTLEGKAEVLGKIDVAEHAFQAWRNVPAPRRGELIRLFGEVLRQHKAQLGELVSIEAGKITQEGLGEVQEMIDICDFAVGLSRQLYGLTIASERPGHHMRETWHPLGIVGVISAFNFPVAVWAWNTTLALVCGNAVLWKPSEKTPLTALACQALFEKALQAFGDAPQGLSQLIIGDRDAGQALVDDPRVPLVSATGSTRMGREVGPRVAARFGRSILELGGNNAMILAPSADLDLAVRGILFSAVGTAGQRCTTLRRLIVHRSVKDEVLARIKAAYAKVRIGDPRQDNLVGPLIDRQAFQAMQDALTRARDEGGSVFGGERQLQEQYPNAYYVAPAIVEMPGQTDVVRHETFAPILYVLTYDSFEDALRLNNEVPQGLSSCIFTTDLREAERFQSAAGSDCGIANVNIGTSGAEIGGAFGGEKETGGGRESGSDSWKAYMRRQTNTVNYSRELPLAQGIVFD comes from the coding sequence ATGGTTGATGGACTGCTTAAAAGCCTGGGCGTACCGGCAAGTGCCTATACCCAAGGCAACCATCCCGTTCACACCCCCATCGATGGCAGCGCGATTGCCGCGGTCACCCTCGAGGGCAAGGCCGAAGTACTGGGCAAGATCGATGTTGCCGAGCATGCCTTCCAGGCCTGGCGCAATGTGCCGGCGCCGCGTCGCGGTGAGCTGATTCGTTTGTTCGGTGAAGTCCTGCGTCAGCACAAGGCTCAACTGGGCGAGCTGGTTTCCATCGAAGCCGGCAAGATCACCCAGGAAGGCTTGGGTGAAGTGCAGGAAATGATCGATATCTGCGACTTCGCCGTCGGCCTGTCACGCCAGCTCTACGGCTTGACCATCGCTTCGGAACGCCCGGGCCACCACATGCGTGAAACCTGGCACCCACTGGGTATCGTCGGGGTGATCAGTGCGTTCAACTTCCCGGTCGCGGTCTGGGCCTGGAACACCACCCTGGCGCTGGTCTGCGGTAACGCCGTGCTGTGGAAGCCTTCGGAGAAAACCCCGCTGACTGCATTGGCTTGCCAGGCGTTGTTCGAGAAAGCCCTGCAAGCCTTCGGCGATGCGCCGCAAGGCTTGAGCCAACTGATCATCGGCGACCGTGACGCCGGCCAGGCACTGGTCGATGACCCGCGCGTGCCTCTGGTCAGTGCCACCGGCAGCACCCGCATGGGCCGCGAAGTCGGCCCACGGGTTGCCGCGCGTTTCGGTCGCAGCATCCTGGAGCTGGGCGGCAACAACGCCATGATCCTGGCCCCTAGCGCCGACCTGGACCTGGCCGTGCGCGGCATTTTGTTCAGCGCCGTCGGGACTGCCGGCCAGCGGTGCACCACACTGCGTCGGTTGATCGTGCATCGCTCGGTCAAGGATGAAGTGCTGGCACGAATCAAGGCGGCCTATGCCAAGGTCCGTATCGGTGACCCGCGTCAGGACAACCTGGTCGGTCCGTTGATCGACAGGCAGGCCTTCCAGGCGATGCAGGACGCACTGACCCGCGCCCGCGATGAAGGCGGCAGCGTGTTCGGTGGCGAGCGTCAGCTGCAAGAGCAGTATCCGAACGCTTATTACGTGGCGCCGGCCATCGTTGAAATGCCTGGCCAGACCGATGTGGTCCGCCATGAAACCTTTGCACCGATTCTGTACGTACTGACCTACGATTCGTTCGAGGACGCCTTGCGCCTGAACAACGAAGTCCCGCAGGGCTTGTCCTCGTGCATCTTCACTACCGACCTGCGCGAGGCCGAACGCTTCCAGAGCGCGGCGGGCAGCGACTGTGGCATTGCCAACGTCAACATCGGCACCAGCGGTGCGGAAATCGGCGGCGCCTTCGGTGGCGAGAAAGAAACCGGTGGGGGCCGTGAATCGGGCTCCGACTCCTGGAAAGCGTACATGCGTCGGCAGACCAACACCGTCAACTATTCCCGTGAGTTGCCGTTGGCGCAGGGGATTGTGTTCGACTGA
- a CDS encoding bifunctional diguanylate cyclase/phosphodiesterase, whose product MSTPVEPLRLLLLADEPEWSTVLRECLVPLAGTAVLISAPTWESVSSLFAEDRMAVLLCTPELQPASGRCDLPMVMLLEQEPAQAPLGVSDWLVRKALSPDTLRRCLRHVRERGVLEMTLQRLAEQDPLTGIANRQGFQTLLAARLAEHEGRGVALGHLDLDNFRHANDALGHQAGDRLILQVVGRLKSQLEAGDQLARLGSDEFALLIDTRREPRRAEWLAERITETMAEPYWIDGDSLLIGCSLGVAHARAEGGADPLMWHAHIAMQQAKSTQGCTFHIFNESINRNARSLADLESELRRALRRDELELHYQPRMNLEDGQIVGLEALVRWRHDERGLLPPSEFVPLAEQSGLIVPLGYWVISRALRDMQVLREQGLPALHMAVNLSFRQFQDSQLLATLSRLIVEHGVDSQWLEFELTETAVMRRNDLVKQTMDALGRLGVRFSLDDFGTGFSSFVHLNSLPITLLKVDRSFVGGMEQREENRKLVHAMINLAHNLNLEVVAEGVETQEQLALLRSFGCDQVQGYLISRPLPLEQLLDFLMVGMSPQAVQTAG is encoded by the coding sequence TTGTCTACGCCTGTCGAACCATTGCGTTTGCTGCTTTTGGCCGATGAGCCCGAGTGGTCGACGGTGTTGCGCGAGTGTCTGGTTCCGTTGGCGGGTACGGCAGTGCTGATCAGTGCTCCGACCTGGGAGTCTGTCAGCAGCCTGTTCGCCGAGGACCGTATGGCTGTGCTGCTGTGCACCCCTGAGCTGCAGCCGGCATCGGGGCGCTGCGATTTGCCGATGGTGATGTTGCTCGAACAGGAACCGGCCCAGGCGCCGCTCGGTGTCAGTGACTGGTTGGTGCGCAAAGCCTTGAGCCCGGATACCTTGCGCCGTTGCCTGCGGCATGTCCGCGAGCGTGGGGTACTGGAAATGACCCTGCAACGCCTTGCCGAGCAGGACCCGTTGACGGGCATTGCCAATCGCCAGGGTTTCCAGACGCTGCTCGCGGCACGCCTGGCCGAGCATGAGGGCCGTGGCGTGGCCCTCGGTCATCTGGACCTGGACAACTTCCGGCATGCCAACGACGCATTGGGGCATCAGGCGGGCGATCGTCTGATCCTGCAAGTGGTGGGGCGGTTGAAGAGCCAGCTCGAAGCAGGCGACCAACTGGCACGCCTGGGCAGCGACGAGTTCGCCCTGCTGATCGACACCCGGCGCGAGCCGCGCCGTGCAGAGTGGCTGGCCGAGCGGATTACCGAAACCATGGCCGAGCCCTACTGGATCGACGGCGACAGCCTGTTGATCGGCTGCAGCCTGGGTGTGGCCCATGCCCGGGCCGAGGGTGGCGCCGACCCCTTGATGTGGCACGCGCATATCGCCATGCAGCAGGCCAAGAGCACGCAGGGCTGTACCTTCCATATCTTCAACGAAAGCATCAATCGCAATGCGCGTAGCCTCGCGGACCTTGAAAGCGAACTGCGCCGGGCCTTGCGCCGTGATGAGCTGGAGTTGCATTACCAGCCGCGAATGAACCTTGAGGACGGCCAGATCGTCGGGCTTGAGGCGCTGGTGCGCTGGCGCCACGACGAACGCGGTTTGCTGCCTCCGAGTGAGTTCGTGCCACTGGCTGAACAGAGCGGGCTGATCGTGCCGCTGGGTTATTGGGTGATCTCGCGAGCCCTGCGCGATATGCAGGTGCTGCGTGAGCAGGGGCTGCCGGCCTTGCACATGGCGGTGAACCTTTCATTCCGGCAGTTCCAGGACAGCCAGTTGCTGGCGACCTTGAGCCGATTGATCGTCGAACATGGCGTCGATTCCCAGTGGCTGGAATTCGAACTGACCGAAACCGCGGTGATGCGGCGCAACGATCTGGTCAAGCAGACCATGGACGCCCTCGGGCGCTTGGGCGTGCGCTTCTCGCTGGACGATTTCGGTACCGGGTTCTCGTCATTCGTGCACCTCAACAGCCTGCCGATTACCTTGCTCAAGGTCGACAGGAGCTTTGTCGGCGGGATGGAACAGCGCGAAGAGAATCGCAAGCTGGTCCACGCCATGATCAACCTGGCGCATAACCTCAACCTGGAAGTGGTTGCCGAAGGTGTGGAAACGCAGGAGCAATTGGCGTTGTTGCGTAGCTTTGGCTGCGATCAGGTTCAGGGTTACCTGATCAGCAGGCCATTGCCGCTGGAGCAGCTGTTGGATTTTCTGATGGTGGGGATGTCGCCGCAGGCTGTGCAAACTGCGGGTTGA
- the rep gene encoding DNA helicase Rep: protein MSRLNPRQQEAVNYVGGPLLVLAGAGSGKTSVITRKIAHLIQNCGIRAQYIVAMTFTNKAAREMKERVGTLLRGGEGRGLTVSTFHNLGLNIIRKEHVRLGYKPGFSIFDETDVKALMTDIMQKEYSGDDGVDEIKNMIGAWKNDLVLPPEALENARNPKEQTAAIVYTHYQRTLKAFNAVDFDDLILLPVKLFQEHADILEKWQNKVRYLLVDEYQDTNASQYLLVKLLIGTRNQFTVVGDDDQSIYAWRGARPENLMLLKDDYPALKVVMLEQNYRSTSRILRCANVLISNNPHAFEKQLWSEMGHGDEIRVIRCRNEDAEAERVAVEILSLHLRTDRPYSDFAILYRGNYQAKLIELKLQHHQVPYRLSGGNSFFGRQEVKDLMAYFRLLVNPDDDNAFLRVINVPRREIGSTTLEKLGNYATERKVSMYAATDELGLGEHLDSRFTDRLQRFKRWMDGVRQQVAQEDPIGALRSMVMDIDYENWIRTNSSSDKAADYRMGNVWFLIEALKNTLEKDEDGNMTIEEAIGKLVLRDMLERQQEEEDGAEGVQMMTLHASKGLEFPYVFIMGMEEEILPHRSSIEADTIEEERRLAYVGITRARQTLAFTFAGKRKQYGEIIDCAPSRFLDELPPDDLAWEGNDDTPTEVKAVRGNNALADIRAMLKR, encoded by the coding sequence ATGTCCCGACTCAATCCCCGGCAACAAGAAGCCGTGAACTACGTCGGCGGCCCTCTTTTGGTGCTCGCCGGTGCTGGCTCCGGCAAGACCAGCGTGATCACCCGTAAAATCGCGCACCTGATCCAGAATTGCGGCATTCGTGCGCAGTACATCGTCGCCATGACCTTTACCAACAAGGCCGCGAGGGAGATGAAGGAACGGGTCGGCACCCTGCTGCGCGGTGGCGAAGGGCGTGGCCTGACGGTGTCGACCTTTCACAACCTGGGCCTGAACATCATTCGCAAGGAACACGTGCGACTGGGCTACAAGCCGGGCTTTTCGATCTTCGACGAAACCGATGTCAAAGCCCTGATGACCGACATCATGCAGAAGGAATACTCGGGCGACGACGGCGTCGACGAGATCAAGAACATGATCGGTGCCTGGAAAAACGACCTGGTCCTGCCGCCCGAAGCCCTGGAAAACGCCCGCAATCCCAAGGAACAGACCGCCGCGATCGTCTACACGCACTACCAACGCACGCTCAAGGCGTTCAATGCGGTGGATTTCGACGACTTGATCCTGCTGCCGGTGAAGCTGTTCCAGGAACACGCCGACATCCTGGAAAAGTGGCAGAACAAGGTCCGCTACCTGCTGGTGGACGAATACCAGGACACCAACGCCAGTCAGTATCTGCTGGTGAAATTGCTGATCGGCACGCGCAACCAGTTCACCGTGGTCGGCGACGATGACCAGTCGATCTACGCCTGGCGTGGCGCCCGTCCGGAAAACCTGATGCTGCTCAAGGACGATTACCCCGCCTTGAAGGTGGTGATGCTCGAACAGAACTATCGCTCCACCAGCCGCATCCTGCGCTGCGCCAACGTACTGATTTCGAACAACCCGCACGCTTTCGAAAAGCAGCTGTGGAGTGAAATGGGCCACGGTGACGAGATCCGCGTGATCCGCTGCCGCAACGAAGATGCCGAAGCCGAGCGCGTGGCCGTGGAAATCCTCAGCCTGCACCTGCGCACCGACCGCCCGTACAGCGATTTTGCGATTCTCTACCGCGGCAACTACCAGGCCAAGCTGATCGAGCTGAAGCTGCAGCATCACCAGGTGCCTTATCGCCTCTCCGGCGGCAACAGCTTTTTCGGGCGCCAGGAGGTCAAGGACCTGATGGCCTACTTCCGCCTGCTGGTGAACCCGGATGACGACAACGCCTTTCTGCGGGTCATCAACGTGCCGCGCCGGGAAATCGGCTCGACCACCCTGGAGAAGCTCGGCAATTATGCCACCGAACGCAAGGTGTCGATGTATGCCGCCACCGATGAGCTGGGCCTGGGCGAGCACCTGGACAGCCGCTTCACTGACCGCCTGCAGCGTTTCAAGCGCTGGATGGACGGGGTACGCCAACAAGTCGCCCAGGAAGATCCGATCGGCGCCCTGCGCAGCATGGTCATGGACATCGACTACGAGAACTGGATTCGTACCAACAGTTCCAGCGACAAGGCCGCCGACTACCGCATGGGCAACGTCTGGTTCTTGATCGAGGCGCTGAAGAACACCCTGGAAAAAGACGAAGATGGCAATATGACCATCGAAGAAGCCATCGGCAAGCTGGTCTTGCGCGACATGCTCGAACGTCAACAGGAAGAGGAAGATGGCGCCGAAGGCGTGCAGATGATGACCCTGCACGCCTCCAAGGGCCTGGAATTCCCTTACGTGTTCATCATGGGCATGGAGGAGGAGATCCTTCCGCACCGCTCCAGCATCGAGGCCGACACCATCGAAGAGGAGCGCCGGCTGGCCTATGTCGGGATCACTCGGGCCCGCCAGACCCTGGCATTCACCTTCGCCGGCAAGCGCAAGCAATACGGCGAGATCATCGATTGTGCGCCGAGCCGCTTCCTCGATGAGCTGCCACCGGACGACCTGGCCTGGGAAGGCAACGACGATACACCGACGGAAGTCAAAGCCGTGCGCGGCAACAACGCACTGGCAGACATCCGCGCCATGCTCAAGCGTTAA
- the xpt gene encoding xanthine phosphoribosyltransferase, whose amino-acid sequence MEALHKKIREEGIVLSSQVLKVDAFLNHQIDPALMQLIGDEFARLFADAGVTKIVTIEASGIAPAIMTGLKLGVPVIFARKHQSLTLTENLLTASVYSFTKQTESTVAISPRHLNSSDRVLVIDDFLANGKASQALISIIKQAGASVAGLGIVIEKSFQGGRAELDSQGYRVESLARVKSLAGGVVTFIE is encoded by the coding sequence GTGGAAGCACTGCACAAAAAGATTCGCGAAGAAGGCATCGTGCTTTCCAGTCAAGTCCTGAAGGTTGACGCCTTTCTCAACCACCAGATCGACCCCGCGCTGATGCAACTGATCGGTGACGAATTCGCCCGCCTGTTCGCCGACGCCGGTGTCACCAAGATCGTCACCATCGAAGCCTCAGGCATCGCTCCGGCGATCATGACCGGCCTGAAACTGGGTGTACCGGTGATTTTCGCGCGCAAGCATCAGTCCCTGACCCTGACTGAAAACCTGCTGACCGCGTCGGTCTACTCCTTCACCAAGCAGACCGAGAGCACCGTGGCGATCTCCCCACGGCATCTGAACAGCAGCGACCGCGTGCTGGTCATCGATGACTTCCTGGCCAATGGCAAGGCTTCGCAAGCGCTCATCTCGATCATCAAGCAAGCCGGCGCCAGTGTCGCGGGCCTGGGCATCGTCATCGAGAAGTCGTTCCAGGGCGGTCGTGCCGAGCTGGATTCGCAGGGCTACCGGGTTGAATCGCTGGCGCGAGTCAAATCGCTGGCCGGTGGTGTGGTTACCTTCATCGAGTGA
- a CDS encoding acetyl-CoA hydrolase/transferase C-terminal domain-containing protein, which translates to MLQICSVERAVDQVLTRLPAHIHMGLPLGLGKPNRFVNALYARIRQLPERQLTIYTALSLGRPPLGDGLQRRFLEPFVERVFGDYEELDYLADVQGDSLPENIRIEQFYLQPGSLLNSRCAQQDYVSSNYSHAARDINANGLNLVAQLVAQVPQQADRLSLSCNPDITLDLLPMIAKRRAAGETILILGQVHAELPAMPGDAEVDNSMFDLLIDEVEHKRLFSTPNMPVGLQDHCIGLHASTLVRDGGTLQIGIGSMGDALTAALLARQADNPAYQALLGDFDLTPWQPLIDREGGSAPFAQGLYGCSEMFVNGLLALAEAGVVRRKVYPDEARQRQANAGLLDEAAQPDGVLIHGGFFLGPQSFYQRLRELPASTLDAVNMTAISYINELYGQETLKRLQRRDARFINSAFTVTLLGAGVADQLEDGRVLSGVGGQYNFVVQGHALEGARSVLLLRSWRESGGVISSNVVWEYGHCTIPRHLRDVVVTEYGIADLRGKTDAKVIEALLNISDSRFQPGLIEQAQKAGKLPEGFSLDPRFTDNTPQRLQAIEARHPQLFAQYPLGCDFSSEEQDLLRALNWLKSKFKLSEILELGKATLDAPGPSAFPAQLARMQLEQPQGLREELYQRLLLAGLQATA; encoded by the coding sequence ATGTTGCAAATCTGTTCCGTTGAACGCGCGGTCGACCAGGTGCTGACACGTCTGCCTGCACATATCCATATGGGCCTGCCGCTGGGTCTGGGCAAGCCGAATCGCTTCGTCAACGCGTTGTATGCCCGGATCAGGCAACTGCCTGAACGCCAATTGACGATCTACACCGCCTTGAGCCTGGGGCGTCCGCCATTGGGCGATGGGTTGCAGCGGCGCTTTCTCGAACCTTTTGTCGAGCGGGTCTTCGGTGACTACGAAGAGCTTGACTACCTGGCGGATGTGCAAGGCGACAGCCTGCCGGAGAATATCCGCATCGAGCAGTTTTACCTGCAGCCAGGCAGCCTGCTCAATAGCCGCTGCGCCCAGCAGGATTATGTCAGCAGCAACTACAGCCACGCCGCCCGGGACATCAACGCCAATGGTTTGAACCTGGTGGCGCAACTGGTCGCCCAGGTTCCACAACAGGCCGATCGCCTCAGTTTGAGCTGTAACCCGGACATCACCCTCGATCTGTTGCCGATGATCGCCAAGCGGCGCGCGGCGGGTGAAACCATCCTGATACTTGGGCAAGTTCATGCCGAACTGCCGGCGATGCCCGGTGATGCCGAGGTCGACAACTCAATGTTCGACCTGCTCATCGATGAGGTGGAGCACAAGCGGCTGTTTTCCACGCCGAACATGCCGGTGGGCTTGCAGGATCATTGCATTGGCCTGCATGCCAGTACCCTGGTGCGCGATGGCGGTACCTTGCAGATCGGTATTGGTTCGATGGGCGATGCCTTGACCGCAGCGCTGCTCGCCCGGCAAGCGGACAACCCGGCCTACCAGGCACTGCTGGGTGATTTCGACCTGACACCCTGGCAGCCGCTGATCGACCGTGAAGGTGGGAGCGCGCCTTTTGCCCAGGGGCTCTATGGTTGCAGCGAAATGTTCGTCAACGGTCTGCTGGCGCTCGCCGAAGCCGGTGTGGTGCGACGCAAGGTCTACCCTGATGAGGCGCGGCAACGCCAGGCCAATGCCGGCCTGCTCGACGAAGCCGCGCAGCCGGACGGGGTGTTGATTCACGGCGGATTCTTCCTTGGCCCGCAAAGCTTCTACCAGCGCCTGCGCGAGCTGCCGGCCAGTACGCTCGATGCGGTCAATATGACAGCCATCAGCTACATCAACGAACTCTATGGGCAGGAAACCCTGAAGCGTCTGCAACGGCGCGATGCGCGCTTTATCAACAGCGCGTTTACCGTGACCCTGCTTGGTGCCGGGGTGGCCGACCAACTGGAAGACGGCAGGGTGCTCAGTGGCGTTGGTGGGCAGTACAACTTCGTCGTACAGGGGCATGCGCTGGAGGGCGCGCGGTCGGTTCTGCTGCTGCGCAGCTGGCGCGAGTCCGGTGGCGTGATCAGTTCCAATGTGGTCTGGGAGTACGGGCACTGCACCATCCCACGACACCTGCGTGACGTGGTGGTTACCGAGTACGGCATTGCCGATCTACGCGGGAAAACCGATGCCAAAGTGATCGAAGCGCTGCTCAATATCAGCGATTCACGCTTCCAGCCGGGGCTGATCGAACAGGCGCAAAAGGCCGGCAAGTTACCCGAGGGCTTTAGCCTTGATCCGCGCTTTACCGATAATACGCCGCAGCGTTTGCAGGCGATTGAGGCGCGACACCCACAGCTTTTTGCGCAGTACCCGTTGGGGTGTGATTTCAGCAGTGAAGAGCAGGACCTGTTGCGTGCGTTGAACTGGCTCAAGAGCAAGTTCAAGCTCAGCGAGATTCTCGAATTGGGCAAGGCGACGCTCGATGCACCGGGGCCTTCGGCGTTCCCGGCGCAGCTTGCGCGCATGCAGCTGGAGCAACCGCAGGGGTTGCGTGAGGAGCTGTATCAGAGACTGCTATTGGCAGGCCTGCAAGCTACCGCGTGA
- a CDS encoding AAA family ATPase, with protein sequence MNSLYIREIRLKPSNIPHPWRDIFPIKLSNAITIIMGENGCGKSTLLESIAIKLGCNPEGGSKNFMFQTQNTHSDLHNHLQISKGHLKEKDLYFYRAETFYNLNTEIRRLDEEKGYGPEIKSYYGGRDLHTVSHGEAMEALFKHRFRSQGLYILDEPEASLSPLRQLSFIQRITDLAQSGSQFLIATHSPILMFTPGSELLQILDGELVPVVAQETEAFSIYKAVLNTHGAYLKKMLGSP encoded by the coding sequence ATGAACAGCCTTTACATTCGGGAAATTCGTCTAAAACCCAGCAACATACCACATCCTTGGAGAGACATTTTTCCAATAAAACTCTCAAATGCCATCACTATAATCATGGGCGAAAATGGGTGTGGTAAGTCAACACTACTCGAAAGCATTGCTATAAAGCTCGGATGCAATCCTGAAGGCGGCAGCAAGAATTTTATGTTTCAAACTCAAAATACCCATTCCGACCTGCACAATCACCTCCAGATTTCTAAAGGCCACCTCAAAGAAAAGGACTTATATTTCTACAGAGCGGAGACCTTTTACAACCTAAATACTGAAATCAGAAGACTCGACGAGGAGAAAGGATATGGTCCTGAAATAAAGTCTTATTATGGAGGGCGCGATCTTCATACTGTGTCGCATGGAGAAGCAATGGAGGCGCTATTCAAGCATCGCTTCAGAAGCCAAGGTCTTTACATTCTGGACGAGCCAGAAGCCTCTTTATCACCGCTTCGCCAATTAAGTTTTATTCAGCGAATAACAGATCTGGCGCAATCAGGCTCTCAATTTTTAATCGCCACTCACTCGCCGATCTTGATGTTTACGCCAGGCTCTGAGCTGCTTCAAATTTTAGACGGCGAGCTGGTTCCTGTTGTTGCTCAAGAAACAGAAGCATTCAGCATCTATAAAGCTGTGCTAAATACGCATGGGGCGTATCTGAAAAAAATGCTAGGTTCTCCCTGA